A DNA window from Thiopseudomonas alkaliphila contains the following coding sequences:
- a CDS encoding Bax inhibitor-1/YccA family protein: protein MRGPSDYMVDAHVERTEVSAVLRNTYGLLALTLAFSALVAFFTQQAGIPRLGFIGTLIGFYGLFFLTAKLQNSGWGLLAAFALTGFMGFTIGPLVGYYLKVSPDVVLSAFTMTAVAFAGLSAFVLITRKDMSFLSGFLVVGFFVLLAAVIGNYFFFQLPAMQIAISAGFVLFSSAAILFETSNIIHGGERNYIMATVSLFVSIYNMFVSLLSIFGFLNND, encoded by the coding sequence ATGCGTGGACCTTCGGATTACATGGTTGATGCTCATGTTGAGCGCACCGAAGTCAGTGCCGTACTACGCAATACTTACGGTTTGCTGGCTTTAACCCTCGCCTTCAGTGCGCTGGTTGCTTTCTTCACCCAACAAGCGGGAATTCCGCGACTTGGCTTTATTGGCACCCTAATTGGCTTTTATGGCCTATTTTTTCTTACCGCTAAGCTACAAAACTCTGGCTGGGGTTTGCTGGCAGCCTTTGCTCTAACCGGCTTTATGGGCTTTACCATTGGCCCATTGGTAGGTTACTACCTAAAAGTTTCACCGGATGTGGTCTTATCGGCCTTCACCATGACAGCCGTAGCATTTGCCGGTTTATCCGCATTTGTGCTGATCACCCGTAAAGACATGAGCTTCTTAAGCGGCTTCTTAGTGGTCGGCTTTTTTGTGCTGTTGGCTGCAGTCATTGGTAACTACTTCTTCTTTCAGTTACCTGCAATGCAAATTGCAATCAGTGCAGGCTTCGTACTGTTCTCCTCCGCAGCTATTTTGTTTGAAACCAGCAACATCATCCATGGTGGCGAGCGTAACTACATTATGGCAACAGTGAGCTTGTTCGTTTCGATCTACAACATGTTCGTCAGCTTATTAAGCATCTTTGGCTTCTTAAATAACGACTAA
- a CDS encoding YdcA family protein — MFQAFGLLTLSITTQAIAANFPCSGAKGGISHCNGATFVCNDGSISGSKRNCSAVFTGSNSTTNTINRAYSAAKANSGSSNCACGTGNFCTGPRGGVYCITPSGNKSYRRK, encoded by the coding sequence ATTTTTCAGGCATTTGGCCTGCTAACACTATCTATAACTACTCAAGCTATAGCCGCAAACTTTCCTTGCTCGGGCGCTAAAGGTGGAATCAGCCACTGCAATGGCGCTACTTTTGTCTGTAATGATGGCTCTATCAGCGGATCCAAGCGCAACTGCTCTGCCGTATTTACAGGCAGCAATTCAACCACCAACACCATCAATCGCGCCTATAGCGCAGCCAAAGCTAATTCTGGCTCAAGTAACTGTGCTTGTGGTACTGGCAACTTCTGCACCGGCCCACGTGGCGGCGTATACTGCATTACACCTAGTGGAAATAAGAGTTACAGGAGAAAGTAG
- a CDS encoding macro domain-containing protein: MKQIYLVVADIFNVTADAMVNPAHETLQAGSGLCYLTHKKAGPDLTQACLQLYHSLGKRPVSSVSATAAGNLDYQYVLHAVTPNWLAPNPEQLLAQTYQNILRLADQLQLHSVAIPALATGIHGLNKDLVAKVALTSLTTHLPQTNYVNRIILVCHEPTMLKAYQAAGYFMPQN; encoded by the coding sequence ATGAAACAAATTTATTTAGTGGTCGCCGATATTTTTAACGTCACAGCAGATGCTATGGTCAACCCCGCCCATGAAACACTACAAGCTGGTAGCGGGCTCTGTTATCTCACCCATAAAAAAGCAGGTCCTGATCTAACCCAAGCATGCTTACAACTCTACCACTCTCTCGGCAAGCGCCCTGTCTCTAGCGTTTCCGCTACTGCTGCTGGCAACCTAGATTACCAGTATGTACTACACGCGGTGACTCCTAATTGGCTTGCACCTAATCCCGAGCAACTCTTGGCGCAAACTTACCAAAATATTTTAAGGCTTGCCGACCAACTGCAACTGCACTCAGTGGCGATTCCGGCACTGGCTACTGGCATTCATGGCCTCAATAAAGATCTAGTTGCCAAAGTCGCCTTAACCAGCCTAACCACCCACCTTCCACAAACCAACTATGTTAACCGCATCATTTTAGTCTGCCATGAGCCCACCATGCTTAAGGCTTATCAAGCTGCTGGCTATTTCATGCCCCAAAATTAA
- a CDS encoding DUF2288 domain-containing protein — protein sequence MTQDVSTLYAQILGETAQISWQELEKFFAQGVLFSVDPTLDLVAVAESIADDNKKQVSALMQQKKLYRLTDEEALNYQSNNQTLWAIVLSPWILVQNRSATPQ from the coding sequence ATGACACAAGACGTTTCGACTTTATATGCACAAATTCTCGGTGAAACTGCGCAAATTAGCTGGCAAGAATTAGAAAAGTTTTTTGCCCAAGGCGTGCTCTTTAGTGTTGACCCTACACTAGATTTGGTGGCCGTAGCAGAAAGCATTGCGGACGATAATAAAAAACAAGTCAGTGCTCTAATGCAACAAAAGAAGCTGTACCGCCTGACTGACGAAGAAGCCCTGAACTATCAAAGCAACAATCAAACACTCTGGGCTATTGTGCTCTCGCCTTGGATTTTAGTGCAAAACCGCTCAGCCACCCCCCAATAA
- a CDS encoding transporter, with amino-acid sequence MQVFTSGIKQRARQLSLTALGVALLPLTTAVQAADVDAGDYVPAPVGTNLGILYYQHAERNALYSDGHKAPVKAGLNSDIGILRMVHYMDIGGFTVDPQFLLPFGKLKAKRDLSDLGSDSGIGDLILAATVWLVNEPEQRRYFGLTPYLYAPTGSYDHKDAINLGENRWKMTLQGGYVQGLTDKLWLELIGDVTFFNKNDEFGPNKQTLKQEKMYQGQAFVRYQLNDKWDLRAGVSRLWGGETKVDGQWQKDKPNTSKYTLGSAYSFDPTTQLIVSYGRDLSVDNGFKENNRLNLRLLKAF; translated from the coding sequence ATGCAAGTATTCACTTCGGGAATAAAACAACGAGCGCGGCAGTTGAGTTTAACTGCATTAGGTGTGGCTTTATTGCCACTAACTACTGCGGTACAGGCCGCTGATGTGGATGCGGGGGATTATGTGCCCGCTCCGGTTGGGACTAATCTGGGCATTTTGTATTATCAACACGCTGAACGTAACGCTCTGTACAGCGATGGCCATAAAGCACCGGTCAAAGCCGGTTTAAATTCGGATATTGGTATTTTGCGGATGGTGCACTACATGGACATCGGTGGTTTTACCGTTGATCCACAGTTTTTATTGCCGTTTGGCAAGCTTAAAGCAAAGCGTGATCTATCCGATTTAGGCAGCGATAGCGGCATTGGCGATCTGATTTTGGCGGCAACGGTATGGCTAGTAAATGAGCCTGAGCAGCGTCGTTATTTTGGGCTAACCCCTTATTTATACGCTCCGACCGGCAGCTATGATCACAAAGATGCGATCAATCTAGGAGAGAATCGCTGGAAAATGACCTTGCAGGGCGGTTATGTGCAAGGTTTAACCGATAAGTTGTGGCTTGAGCTAATTGGTGATGTGACTTTTTTTAATAAAAATGATGAGTTTGGTCCAAATAAACAAACCTTAAAGCAAGAAAAAATGTATCAGGGACAGGCATTTGTGCGCTACCAGTTGAATGATAAATGGGATCTACGAGCTGGCGTGTCAAGGCTGTGGGGTGGTGAAACTAAGGTGGATGGTCAATGGCAAAAAGATAAGCCTAACACCAGCAAATACACCCTAGGCAGTGCTTATTCTTTTGATCCGACCACGCAATTAATCGTGAGCTATGGGCGTGATTTGTCTGTGGATAATGGTTTTAAAGAAAATAACCGGCTGAACTTGCGTCTCTTAAAAGCGTTTTAA
- a CDS encoding GntP family permease, which yields MLTISYLGLLAGLALLVFMTMRGIGIIFSAIVCAILVALTSGMDLSIAMLDYYMKGFTGFFTTWFPAILLGAIFGRLMDDSGAALAIANKSKQVLGAKRAIMAVVGAGAILTYGGVSVFVVGFTLYPIAFELFRSANIAHRFIPAAIIFGSISFTMVSPGSPEIQNLIPTTYFGTTATAGGMIGVLMGLLIMVSGGYALKWMANRATAKGENFDLPADYGEAAVSKESAVSFISAITPLIILVGGFNLLSHYIPVIEALLVAMIASLTIGYLLFIKTINSPGKMISTGSENALIAIANTCAVVGFGAVAAQSPAFGNIVAVLTNMPGLEYAGLAVAVTVIAGITGSASGGLGIALPILAPIYQSMGLDNGAMHRISAIASGGLDSLPHNGYVVTTIRAICKETHQRAYPAVFLVSVLIPLPVLAIAVLLYSLFY from the coding sequence ATGCTGACTATAAGCTATCTTGGCCTACTGGCAGGCCTAGCCTTGCTGGTATTTATGACAATGCGCGGAATTGGCATTATTTTCTCAGCAATCGTTTGCGCGATACTCGTAGCCCTCACTAGCGGTATGGATCTAAGTATTGCCATGCTCGATTACTACATGAAAGGTTTCACTGGATTTTTTACCACTTGGTTTCCTGCCATTTTACTGGGAGCCATTTTTGGTCGTTTAATGGATGACAGCGGTGCAGCTCTTGCCATTGCTAACAAATCCAAACAGGTATTAGGCGCCAAGCGCGCTATCATGGCGGTAGTAGGTGCAGGCGCTATTTTAACCTATGGTGGTGTGAGTGTATTTGTAGTGGGTTTTACCCTTTACCCTATTGCATTTGAATTGTTTCGCAGCGCCAATATCGCTCACCGCTTTATTCCTGCTGCTATCATCTTTGGCTCAATTTCATTCACTATGGTGTCGCCTGGCTCACCTGAAATTCAAAACCTCATTCCTACCACCTATTTTGGCACCACAGCAACTGCGGGCGGGATGATCGGTGTCCTGATGGGTTTACTAATCATGGTATCAGGCGGCTATGCACTCAAGTGGATGGCTAATCGTGCCACAGCCAAGGGAGAAAACTTTGATCTTCCTGCTGATTACGGTGAAGCAGCCGTTAGTAAAGAATCTGCTGTATCGTTTATCAGTGCAATAACTCCGCTAATTATTCTAGTAGGTGGTTTTAATTTGTTAAGCCACTATATTCCAGTAATCGAAGCATTACTGGTCGCAATGATTGCCAGCCTAACCATTGGCTATTTATTGTTTATAAAAACAATAAATTCACCGGGTAAAATGATCAGTACAGGATCTGAAAATGCATTAATCGCGATTGCTAATACTTGCGCCGTAGTCGGTTTTGGCGCAGTAGCCGCTCAATCTCCCGCCTTTGGCAATATTGTGGCAGTGCTGACCAATATGCCCGGACTTGAGTATGCAGGATTAGCCGTAGCTGTAACCGTGATTGCAGGAATTACAGGGTCTGCTTCCGGTGGCTTAGGCATTGCCTTACCTATTCTGGCACCTATTTACCAATCTATGGGGCTAGATAATGGAGCCATGCATCGCATTTCAGCCATTGCCTCAGGTGGCTTAGATTCACTCCCGCATAATGGCTATGTGGTCACAACTATTCGAGCTATTTGTAAAGAAACCCATCAGCGGGCCTATCCTGCCGTATTTTTAGTGAGCGTACTCATTCCATTACCCGTACTTGCAATTGCCGTCTTGCTCTACAGCTTATTTTACTAA
- a CDS encoding NAD(P)-dependent oxidoreductase has product MAEPKLSIGFAGIGLMGLPMTQRLLQAGYAVQVWNRSPEKLAPLLALGATAANHSHELLHNEVVCLCLADTEAVKQVVYGEQGLLSASQRDKIIIDFSSVKPDFTQQVSQELFTKAGHRWLDIPVSGGVQGAVNGSLVMMAGGDQAALEQVRPLLAHLSSRVSYMGPSGAGQTTKICNQMLVASNALVIAEVVALASKAGVDSMQLASALAGGFADSKPLQILAPQMASRSFEPIKWHVRTLLKDLDMATELAKSLQTAVPMSGSAAELMRLHASNGYADQDPATLIEQYLKEAACN; this is encoded by the coding sequence ATGGCTGAGCCTAAGCTAAGTATTGGTTTTGCAGGTATTGGCTTAATGGGGCTGCCGATGACGCAGCGGTTGTTGCAGGCAGGTTATGCTGTTCAGGTGTGGAATCGCAGCCCAGAGAAGCTAGCACCTTTGTTGGCCTTAGGTGCCACTGCCGCTAATCACAGCCACGAGTTATTACACAATGAGGTGGTGTGTTTGTGCTTAGCCGATACAGAGGCGGTTAAGCAAGTGGTTTATGGCGAGCAGGGTCTATTGAGCGCAAGTCAGCGGGATAAAATTATTATTGATTTTTCTAGTGTCAAACCTGACTTTACTCAACAGGTCAGTCAAGAACTGTTCACCAAAGCAGGGCATCGTTGGTTGGATATTCCGGTTTCTGGTGGTGTGCAGGGCGCGGTAAATGGCAGCTTGGTGATGATGGCAGGCGGTGATCAAGCTGCACTTGAGCAGGTTCGGCCACTATTGGCGCATTTATCATCTCGGGTCAGTTATATGGGGCCTTCGGGCGCTGGGCAAACCACTAAAATCTGCAATCAAATGCTAGTCGCCTCGAATGCCTTAGTGATTGCTGAAGTAGTGGCGTTGGCTAGTAAAGCAGGGGTGGATAGTATGCAACTTGCCAGTGCGTTAGCCGGTGGTTTTGCCGATAGCAAGCCGTTACAGATTTTGGCGCCACAAATGGCTAGCCGTAGCTTTGAACCGATTAAATGGCATGTGCGGACCCTGTTAAAAGATTTGGATATGGCTACTGAACTGGCAAAAAGCCTACAAACAGCCGTACCTATGAGTGGCTCAGCGGCTGAGTTAATGCGTTTGCACGCCAGCAATGGTTACGCCGATCAAGATCCCGCTACGTTAATTGAGCAGTACCTAAAGGAAGCCGCATGCAATTAG
- a CDS encoding adenine phosphoribosyltransferase has protein sequence MIFDEFAIKSLITPINDFPKAGVVFRDITPVFQSPKAFRMVVDSFVQRYIDSDFTHIGAIEARGFVLASAVAYALNKPLILFRKQGKLPAKVLTEAYDTEYEQSVLEVEAGCLNAEHKVLLMDDIIASGGTFLAAARLIRQMGANIYEVAAIVDLPELNGSRLLQDARIPTFTLTAFA, from the coding sequence ATGATTTTTGATGAGTTTGCCATTAAATCGCTGATTACCCCGATTAATGACTTTCCGAAAGCGGGTGTGGTGTTTCGCGATATTACTCCGGTGTTTCAGTCACCTAAAGCCTTTCGCATGGTGGTTGACAGTTTTGTGCAACGCTATATCGACAGTGATTTTACCCATATCGGCGCTATTGAGGCCCGTGGCTTTGTGCTGGCATCAGCCGTAGCTTATGCGTTAAATAAACCACTGATCCTGTTTCGCAAACAAGGCAAGTTACCAGCAAAAGTATTAACCGAAGCCTATGACACCGAATACGAGCAATCGGTACTCGAAGTAGAGGCTGGCTGCCTAAATGCCGAGCATAAAGTGTTATTGATGGATGATATTATCGCCAGTGGTGGAACCTTTTTAGCCGCTGCGCGCTTAATCCGACAAATGGGCGCTAATATCTATGAAGTGGCAGCGATTGTCGATTTGCCCGAACTGAATGGCTCACGCTTGTTACAGGATGCGCGTATTCCCACCTTTACCCTAACAGCTTTTGCCTAA
- a CDS encoding YggL 50S ribosome-binding family protein yields the protein MATNRSRRLRKKLCVDEFQEAGFEVQINYPESADDTAVAEFFAEFIVDVIEANEMAFIGGEDYGIVCLARRGSVTEEQRNLVEQWLKGRSEVASVEVGPLVDAWYPDTPLAQA from the coding sequence ATGGCCACAAATCGTTCTCGCCGTTTACGTAAAAAGCTTTGTGTGGATGAGTTCCAAGAAGCAGGTTTTGAAGTTCAGATTAACTACCCTGAAAGTGCTGATGACACAGCGGTTGCTGAGTTCTTTGCTGAATTTATTGTTGATGTAATTGAAGCTAATGAGATGGCGTTCATCGGTGGTGAGGATTACGGCATTGTTTGCTTAGCACGTCGTGGTTCAGTTACTGAAGAGCAGCGCAACCTTGTTGAGCAATGGCTTAAAGGTCGCTCGGAAGTTGCCAGCGTTGAAGTTGGGCCATTAGTTGATGCATGGTATCCCGATACCCCACTGGCTCAGGCTTAA
- a CDS encoding PQQ-dependent dehydrogenase, methanol/ethanol family produces the protein MPWSLSYAAPVNQQAILDTVTEGAEWLSHGRTYAEQRFSPLTEITDKNADQLNLAWSIDLANNRGLESTPLFHEGVLYATLSWSRAIAVDAKTGKILWTFDPQLDRGDARYACCDVVNRGVALWEGKVFMGTLDGRLIALDAKTGEQLWSEQTTDPAQPYSITGAPRVVKGKVIIGNGGSEYGVRGYFSAYDAQTGKMDWRFYTVPGDPSQPYEHPELEAAAKTWSGDSYWKLGGGGTAWDSMAYDPELDLLYVGTGNAAPWNREVRSPEGGDNLYVSSILAIKPDTGRLAWHYQVTPGDSWDFTATQQITLAELELEGKMRKVLMQAPKNGFFYVIDRETGELLSAEKFGKVTWAERIDLATGRPVETDNARYKDEPIVMWPSPFGAHNWHPMSYNPNTGLVYIPYQEVPGVYRNEGKQFEPIKAFNTGSAFGDATEVPAEVVSGALVAWDPVKQQQAWRVNYDNYWNGGTLTTAGNLVFQGTADGYMKAYSADKGKELWSFDAQTGVIAGPITYQFEGEQYVAVMAGWGGVAPLVGGDAALKPGVKNISRLLVFKLNGEARLPKPVMTSLPPTGRDQVTVTANEAELAEGQRLFGAYCMICHGVGAVSGGVIPDLRKTTEARREVFEQIVLDGILAPVGMPSFKDSLDTQQVTLIKEYIKSREQAMEAKQ, from the coding sequence ATGCCTTGGAGTTTATCTTATGCAGCGCCTGTCAATCAGCAGGCGATTCTCGATACAGTCACTGAGGGTGCCGAGTGGCTTAGCCATGGACGTACCTACGCTGAGCAGCGTTTTAGTCCGCTAACTGAAATTACCGATAAAAATGCTGACCAGTTGAATTTGGCTTGGTCGATCGACTTAGCCAATAATCGTGGACTGGAATCGACCCCGTTATTCCATGAAGGCGTGCTCTATGCCACTTTATCGTGGAGCCGTGCAATTGCGGTAGATGCAAAAACAGGAAAAATTCTTTGGACCTTTGATCCACAACTTGATCGCGGTGATGCACGCTATGCCTGTTGCGATGTGGTCAACCGTGGTGTGGCGTTATGGGAAGGCAAAGTGTTTATGGGCACGCTAGATGGCCGCTTAATCGCTTTAGATGCCAAAACCGGTGAGCAGCTTTGGAGTGAGCAGACCACTGATCCTGCACAGCCTTACAGTATTACTGGTGCGCCACGAGTAGTGAAAGGTAAGGTGATTATTGGTAACGGGGGCTCGGAGTATGGTGTGCGTGGTTATTTTTCCGCCTATGATGCACAAACTGGAAAAATGGACTGGCGCTTTTATACTGTGCCGGGAGATCCAAGCCAGCCTTATGAGCATCCAGAATTAGAGGCTGCGGCTAAAACCTGGAGTGGGGATAGCTACTGGAAACTCGGTGGGGGTGGTACGGCGTGGGATAGCATGGCCTATGATCCTGAGCTAGATCTGTTATATGTCGGCACGGGTAACGCAGCACCTTGGAACCGAGAGGTGCGCAGCCCAGAGGGTGGCGATAACCTCTATGTCTCGTCGATTTTGGCCATTAAGCCCGATACTGGACGCCTTGCTTGGCATTATCAAGTGACACCTGGAGATTCATGGGACTTCACAGCGACCCAACAAATTACCTTGGCTGAGTTAGAGCTAGAAGGAAAAATGCGTAAGGTGCTGATGCAAGCTCCGAAAAATGGCTTCTTCTATGTCATTGATCGCGAAACCGGCGAGCTACTTTCTGCTGAGAAATTTGGCAAGGTAACCTGGGCTGAGCGGATTGATTTAGCTACTGGACGGCCAGTCGAGACAGATAATGCACGCTATAAAGATGAGCCGATTGTCATGTGGCCTAGTCCATTCGGGGCGCACAACTGGCATCCAATGTCCTATAACCCGAATACCGGATTGGTCTACATTCCCTATCAAGAAGTACCGGGTGTATATCGTAATGAAGGTAAGCAGTTTGAGCCGATTAAAGCCTTTAATACTGGATCAGCGTTTGGTGATGCTACTGAAGTACCAGCCGAAGTGGTTAGTGGTGCGTTAGTGGCTTGGGATCCGGTCAAGCAACAGCAAGCGTGGCGAGTTAATTACGATAACTATTGGAATGGCGGCACCTTAACTACCGCAGGTAACCTGGTGTTTCAGGGGACAGCAGATGGTTATATGAAAGCTTACTCGGCTGATAAAGGTAAAGAGTTATGGTCATTTGATGCGCAAACTGGAGTAATTGCAGGCCCTATTACCTATCAGTTTGAAGGCGAGCAATATGTGGCGGTAATGGCTGGCTGGGGAGGTGTTGCGCCTTTAGTTGGCGGTGATGCAGCATTAAAACCGGGGGTGAAAAACATCAGTCGGCTATTGGTGTTTAAGCTCAATGGCGAAGCTCGTTTGCCTAAACCAGTAATGACTAGCCTGCCGCCCACTGGTCGGGATCAGGTAACGGTGACTGCTAATGAGGCAGAGTTAGCTGAGGGGCAGCGTTTATTTGGCGCCTATTGCATGATTTGTCATGGTGTAGGAGCAGTCAGTGGTGGTGTCATTCCAGACTTACGCAAAACCACCGAAGCACGCCGAGAAGTGTTTGAGCAGATTGTGCTAGACGGTATCTTAGCGCCAGTGGGCATGCCAAGCTTTAAAGACAGTTTGGATACGCAGCAAGTTACTTTGATCAAGGAGTACATTAAGTCTCGCGAACAAGCGATGGAAGCCAAGCAGTAA
- a CDS encoding LLM class flavin-dependent oxidoreductase produces MAFPAAFSVLDLASVKDTDQGPAEAMHRSLALAQHVEQLGFTRFWVAEHHNMDAIVSSATAVLISYLAGGTQRIRVGAGGIMLPNHAPLVIAEQFGTLEALYPGRIDLGLGRAPGTDPLTASALRRSRTGDVDEFPEEVAELQYFLGPKQPNQKIIAMPGVNSQVPLWLLGSSLFSAQLAASMGLPYAFASHFAPRFMQQAITLYRQQFQPSAVLDEPYVMLGVPLIAAETDAQADFLATTTYQRILALLRGQSMQLKPPVASMEGLWLPHEQATVGDFLGMAVKGGPDTLKFRLQQLIDNTQADELIFTCDLYEHQDRLNAFSILSSLYT; encoded by the coding sequence ATGGCATTTCCTGCAGCGTTTTCTGTTTTGGATTTGGCTTCAGTTAAAGATACCGATCAAGGCCCTGCCGAAGCAATGCATCGCTCATTAGCCTTGGCGCAGCATGTGGAGCAGCTAGGTTTTACCCGGTTTTGGGTGGCTGAGCACCATAACATGGATGCCATTGTCAGCTCAGCAACTGCTGTCTTAATCAGTTACTTAGCAGGTGGTACCCAGCGTATTCGGGTGGGAGCGGGCGGTATTATGCTGCCTAACCATGCGCCGTTAGTGATTGCTGAGCAATTTGGTACTTTGGAAGCGTTGTATCCTGGGCGGATTGATTTGGGTTTAGGCCGTGCACCGGGCACTGATCCGTTGACCGCGAGCGCCTTACGACGGTCACGTACTGGAGATGTGGATGAGTTTCCTGAAGAAGTGGCCGAGCTGCAGTACTTTTTGGGGCCAAAGCAACCGAATCAAAAAATTATTGCAATGCCTGGAGTAAATAGCCAAGTGCCATTATGGTTGCTAGGTTCTAGTTTGTTTAGTGCGCAATTAGCCGCCAGCATGGGCTTACCCTATGCTTTTGCCTCGCATTTTGCACCACGCTTTATGCAGCAAGCCATTACTTTGTATCGCCAGCAGTTTCAACCTTCGGCAGTTTTAGACGAGCCGTATGTGATGCTAGGAGTTCCTCTGATTGCTGCAGAAACCGATGCGCAGGCAGATTTTTTAGCCACCACCACTTATCAACGGATTCTCGCTTTATTGCGTGGTCAGAGTATGCAACTCAAACCACCAGTTGCCAGTATGGAAGGGTTATGGTTACCCCATGAACAGGCTACAGTCGGTGATTTTTTAGGTATGGCGGTCAAAGGTGGGCCAGATACCTTAAAGTTTCGTTTGCAGCAATTGATTGATAACACGCAGGCTGATGAGCTGATTTTTACCTGTGATTTATATGAACACCAAGATCGTCTAAACGCCTTTAGTATTTTATCTAGTTTGTACACGTAA
- a CDS encoding hydroxypyruvate isomerase family protein — protein MQLVANLSLLFTELPLLARLQAAKAAGFDAVEIQFPYEVPALQLKQELQRCDLTLALINLPAGDLMQGGLGLACRVEQQAAFRQALDQAVSYALVVQPKMVNVLAGRIVSEEERAIATQHLVTNLQRAINAFQPLQIKVLCEAINPLDMPNFLINTPEQLLAVMQAVESEYCLAQLDIYHMARQGLDLVQSIEKLAAYLGHVQFADCPGRGEPGSGQLDFTQVLTTLKSVGYQGYLSAEYIPQHATTDSLLWKSVFEKQLKG, from the coding sequence ATGCAATTAGTTGCTAATTTATCGTTATTATTTACTGAGTTACCCCTGCTGGCACGGTTACAAGCGGCTAAAGCCGCAGGCTTTGACGCAGTAGAAATTCAGTTTCCCTATGAAGTACCTGCTTTGCAGCTTAAACAAGAATTGCAGCGCTGTGATTTAACTTTAGCGCTGATTAATTTGCCGGCAGGTGATTTGATGCAGGGAGGGCTTGGCTTGGCGTGTCGAGTAGAGCAACAAGCCGCCTTTAGACAGGCCCTTGATCAAGCAGTTAGTTATGCGCTTGTGGTACAGCCGAAAATGGTTAATGTCTTGGCTGGGCGTATTGTCAGTGAAGAGGAGCGTGCCATCGCGACGCAGCACTTAGTGACGAATCTACAGCGTGCAATTAATGCGTTTCAACCGTTACAGATTAAGGTGCTGTGTGAAGCGATTAATCCCCTTGATATGCCTAATTTCTTGATCAATACCCCAGAGCAGCTATTAGCAGTGATGCAAGCGGTAGAGAGTGAGTATTGTTTGGCACAATTAGATATTTACCATATGGCGCGCCAAGGGTTGGATCTAGTACAAAGTATTGAAAAACTGGCGGCGTATTTAGGCCATGTACAGTTTGCAGATTGTCCAGGTCGTGGTGAACCAGGCAGTGGCCAGTTGGATTTTACCCAAGTATTAACCACACTGAAGTCAGTAGGTTATCAAGGTTACTTAAGTGCGGAATATATACCGCAGCATGCGACCACGGACAGCTTGTTATGGAAATCAGTGTTTGAAAAGCAGCTAAAAGGATAA